In Solanum lycopersicum chromosome 5, SLM_r2.1, the following are encoded in one genomic region:
- the LOC101250304 gene encoding uncharacterized protein, producing MMRDICAQCNITQRNSTAYRPQMNGAVEGANKNIKKTLRKNIENNQGWHQMMPYDLLGYRTTVTTSIGEFPYLLVYGTEAVIPAEVEIPSLRIIQKAELRNAECVSKHIDKLTLIDEKIMVDVCHCQLNTQRLIRAFHKRVRTRIFDVDQLVLKRIFPHQDEYKGKFAPKWQRPYMVRKVLSGGALVPS from the coding sequence ATGATGAGAGATATATGTGCGCAATGCAATATCACGCAACGGAATTCAACCGCTTACCGTCCTCAAATGAATGGAGCTGTAGAAGGTGCCAACAAGAATATCAAGAAGACTCtgagaaaaaatattgagaataaCCAAGGTTGGCATCAGATGATGCCATATGATTTATTGGGTTACCGGACGACTGTCACAACGTCAATTGGAGAATTtccatacttgctagtatatGGAACGGAAGCAGTCATACCTGCTGAAGTTGAAATACCATCTTTGAGAATCATCCAAAAAGCTGAGTTAAGGAATGCTGAATGTGTCAGTAAGCATATTGATAAACtaactttgattgatgagaagataATGGTTGATGTATGTCATTGTCAGTTGAATACACAGAGATTGATTCGTGCCTTTCACAAGAGAGTAAGAACCAGAATTTTCGATGTTGATCAGCTGGTACTTAAAcgcatttttcctcatcaagacgaatACAAAGGAAAATTCGCGCCAAAATGGCAAAGACCCTACATGGTTCGCAAGgtattatctggaggtgctttggtccCATCATAA